From Chloroflexaceae bacterium:
GGCCTGGGCCACGCTGCTGGCCATCCCTGAAGCGAGCCTCTGGAGCGTTGTGATCGGCGTGGGTACGATTATCGTGATTCGAGCGCTGCAGCGCGTTGCGCCGAAGCTGCCCGGAGCGCTCATTGGCCTGGTGCTGGCGACTATCCTTGTGTCTGTGCTCGGTCTCGACCAGCGCGGGGTGAGTGTGCTCGGAGCCGTCCCCTCCGGCCTGTCCACCTTCGCCCTGCCCAATGTAAAATGGGCCGATTACCTGGCTCTGTTCCCCGGAGCGCTGGCTCTGGCCGCGGTCACCCTGGCCGAGGCGCCCCTGATCGCCCGGCGCTACGCCGAGAAGTATGGTGAACCGCTGGACGTTGATCAGGACCTCTTCGCCTTCGGCGCCGCCAACGCGGCGGCAGGTCTCTTTGGCGGCTTCTCGGTGGGTTCAAGCGCGTCGCGAACAGCGGCAATGGATAGCGTCGGCGCCCGCACCCAGATCCCCAGCCTGGTGGCAGGCGTAGTCGTGGCGGTGATCCTGCTCTTCTTTACCGACCTGCTGGCCTTGCTGCCCAACGCCGCCCTTGCCGGCATCGTCGCCAACGCCGTGGTCAAGCTGATCGAGGTGGATGAGTTCCGCGAATTGAGGCGGGTGCGCCGCTCGGAGTTCTGGGTCGCGGCGTTCGCCTGCGTCGCGGTGCTAGTCCTCGGCGCTCTCCAGGGGGTGATCATCGCCTTTGTGCTCTCGCTAATCGACCTGATCTGGCGGGCATCGCAGCCCCATACGGCGGTGCTGGTCGAGCAGCCGGATGGTCAGAGCTTCGAGGCGCCGGAAGGCGCCCCGGTCCAGACGACCCGACCCGGGCTGATCATCTACCGCTTTAGTGCGCCGCTCTATTTTGCCAACGCTGGCCGCTTTCAGGATGAGGTTAAATCCCTTGCGGCAAACGCCGCGCCGCCGGTGCGCTGGTTCGTGCTTGACGCGGCGGCAATAAGCGACATTGATACGACCGGCGCCCGCGCTCTGGCCCAGACCATCACGGCCCTGAAAGCCCAGGGGATCACGTTCGCAATCAGCCGAGCCAGGACGCCGGTCCCCGATCTGCTCGAGCGCTATGAACTGCTCGAGCAGATCGGGAAGGAACGGCTCTTCGTGACCAATCGCGCAGCGGTGAGAGCCTTCGAACAGGTCGCTGGCGCGCAGTAACGTTCGCTCTCCTGGAAGCGAGGGTGGCTTGCCCTCAAACACTGACAGGATTGGAACGTTCTCGCTCTCAGGTCTGTGCGTTTACCCCGACGCTGAACGCTTACGTTGATGGCTGTAAGAGCCGGGCCAGGGCCAGCGCCAGCAGCGTCCGGCCGGCGTGCGGATAGTGTGCTACCGCGCGGTCGCGAGGCTGTTGAAGTCGGGCGCAAGATGGGTGCGAGGGCCACGTCCAGTTCCGAGGCGTTGGTGGGCCCCGGCGTCTCTAGACCGCATCTTGTCTCGCCGATGTCGGCATATCGGCTACGGCTTGTCCGCGGTCTCTTCCCCGCTCGGCTCGGGTATGAGGGTTTTGGCGAGCCAGCGCGTGTGCTCGTAGCTGTCGAGCGCCAGCAGTATCAGCAGCGTGAGGAAGACAGACAGCAGAGCTCCCGGCGCACCGAGCAGGCCCAGCCATACGAAGAACGAGAGGAAGACCACCGTGGCCGGCAGGTTCAGGCCCTTGCCGACCATGCGTGGGAAAATAATGTTCTCCAGCACGATGTTGATCACTGTGATCCCTGCCACAACCAGGATGGCGCGGCCCGGGCCATGCTCGGCCAGGGCCAGGATGGTTGGCGGGATGGAGGCGACAAAGATGCCGACATAGGGGACGTAGCTAAGGAAGAACATCAACGCTCCCCACAGGAGCGCATAGTCAACGCCAAGCGCAAGCAGGGCGAGCGCGAAGCCCACGCCGGTCATCGCATTCAGATAGGTGCGCAGGCCGAAGTAGCGCACGATGAACGGGCTAACGGACCGGAACCTGGTAATGAGGGGGTTCGTGCTGCCAAGAGCTCGACTGGCTCGATCGAACATGGCCGGCCCCTCAACCAGGAGGAAGATGACCAGGAGCAGCACGTAGAACGATGAAGCCAGGAATCCGGCGATGCTGGCAATGATTCCGGCGAGGATTCGCCCGAGAGCCTCAGCGTTCAACGCAGCCTGCGCGGCCCGATCAGCGAACGACAGACCGAGCTTGCCCAGCCGGTCACGGAAGGCCTGTGACTGCGACGCGATCTGGTCCTGGTAGACGTTGAGCCTGGCGACAATCTCGCCAAGTGACACACCGACGAGCAGCGCGAGCCCCGCCACGATTGCGGCCAGCCCAATGGCGATGATCGTCAGGGCGACTGACGACGCGAGGCCCCGCCCCATGAGCCAGACCCTGATTGGGTGACAGAGCAGGGCAAAGAAGACCGCCAGCATCACGAAGCCCAGGATGGAGGAAGCCAGATACACACCGCCGAATAGCACCGCGACGGCGGCAGCCGTCATCAGACCGCGACCCGTGGATTGTTGGTTGCTGACCATAAAAAGGCTCCGAAGAACCCGGTTCGTTGTCAACCCTGATCACTGCCACCCTTTTCCGACAACCTCTCAGGACCGTTCGGGCACGAAGCGGGCCAGGATGACACCGACTTCATAGAGCAGATACATGGGGAGAGCCAGGAGGATCAGGTTGATGGGATCGCCAGTGGGGGTAATCAGGGCAGCGATGATGACTACGGCAACAATGGCAAAGCGCCGGTACTTGCGGAGCTGGGCAGCGGTGACCACGCCCATGAAAGCCAGCACGTAGATGATCACCGGCAGTTCAAAGACAATGCCATTGATCAGCAGCAACAGGGTGATGGTGCTGAGAAAGTTTGCCAGGGAAGGCTGAGTCTGTATCAGTTCAGAGGAAGAGAAGCCAATTAGAAAGCGGATGGCGGTGGGTACGGTAATGAACCAGCCAAAAGCCAGCCCAGCCAGAAAGAAGAACGTCACGAAGGGCAGGGCGGTGAAGAGCACGCGCCGCTCTTTGTACGTCAGGCCGGGAACGATAAAGGCCAGCAACTGGTAGACGATCACCGGCATGCCGATGATGACCCCTATTGCGAGAGCCACGGTCATATAGCTGGTAAAGGTCTCGGCGGTGCCGACGGCCTGCACCGGGGCATAGCGTTCATTAATCGGCGCGAAGGTGGCGATGAGGATGTCAACCAGGCGCACCGGGCCTTCAGGCAGGACCATAATCACGCCGATGACCAGGCCGACGATGACGCCGATGGCGGCCCGCATCAACCGCGCGCGCAGTTCGACCAGGTGTTCGATGAGGGTCATGCTATGACCTTCATCAGATCCCGGCGAATTGGGAGTAGAACGAAGTTTCTCGGCAGTCACCGCGACACAGTCTCCTGAGAATGCTCCCTGTTCGGGCGCCAGTCTACGTCAATGACGCCACGCTCGCGCAATTCGCCGACCAGCGCTCGCAGTTCGCTGCTGAGGGCCTGGATCTGGCACAGCAGTTCGTCGCGTTCGTGGTTGGAGAGGGAGGCAGCCGGCGTCTCGGGTTGGGCGTCGGTCGGCGACCCATTCGACGCTGGCGGGTCATCATCATAGTCAGGCGGATCGTGCAGGCGCGCACGGCGCTCAGCGAGGTGCCGGGCCCGTTCGTCTACCGGTTGCAGTACACCGGTCGGCTCGGCGCCGGGGATACGATTGGGGCTTGTCGTGGCCGGCACCGTGTGAGGGGCGGGTTGAGGCGTCAGGGCAGGCGAGTTGGCGACGTGCTCGCCCGCGTCCGCGAGGGTCGCGGGAGGGGCGGCATCATCGGGCGCAGCGGGCGAAGCCGGGGCTTTGGCGAGGCCGCCGTTGTCCGACGCCGGTATGGACCCTTCAGTCGCTCCGGCATCCTCTGGTGGGGCGGCAGCGGCTGGTGAAGGCTGCGCGGACTGCTGGGGATGGGCGTCGGGTCGCAGATTGAGCATAGGCTCAATCTGGCCGCGGAGCGCCTCAACGTCGCGCGATACGTCGAGCTGGTTACGGGTGCGGATCAATTCGTCGCGGAGCGTGGCGATCTCACGTTCGAACTCGCTACGAATGTCGTTGATCAGGCGCAATTCGGGCGATTGCTGCTGCCAGGCGAGGAAACGCGCAACTTGCTTGCCGACGAAGCGCCCCACCTCGGGCAGCCGTTCCGGCCCGAAGACGACCAGCGCCAGCGCGGCGATCAGCAAGAACTCAAAGATGTGGATGTTGAAAATCTCCATTCCGTTCCCGGCGGTGTAGCTATGCGCCCTTTTCATCTTACCACGTTCCGGCGCATCGTGCGCAGCCCTTCGCGGCCGCCTGGCGCAACCTGGAGGGTTGCGCCGGGGAAACCTTCGTTTCCCACACCCCTGCGAACTTTGCCGTCAGACCTAGCCCTTAGGCTAGGAATGGCTTATCCCCAGGAAGAGCCACTCTTCCGCTTTTACCTGATATCCTGTTAGCGATAGGTAGAGCACGACCGCAGGCGCATATTTCATTCTCGGCCCCTGGAATGATGAGTCACCTCCGGCTCCTGCGGTTCAACTAAGGCAAGGAACCACCGTGACCGTTTTGTATCCGCCTTCGGTCTTGAAATGTCCCTCGTTGATCGAGGTAGGCGAAAACGATTGTCTGGACACCTCGGTTGCGATGGGGGCAGCGCAGGCGACCGCCGAGGCGCCGGCTTCGGAAGAGCCCTCACTTGCGCTCGACCCGGCGCTGCTGCCGGATTTTGACGAGCTGGTCCAGCGATACCAGCGGCAGGTGCTGGTTATTGCCTACCGGATTCTGGGCAACTGGCAGGATGCTGAGGATCTGGCGCAGGAGGCCTTGCTCAAGGCCTACCTGCGGCTGGGCGATCTGGTCAACCCGGCCTCGCTCGGCGCGTGGCTGCGCCGGCTGACGGTGAACGCATGTCTCGACGCCCTGGCGCGGCAGCAACGCCGGCCAGCTACGGTTTCGTTGACCGCCTCGGAGGACCATGAGGCGCCCGTGCCCGAGCGCTTCCTGGCAGTGGCCTCGGCCGAAGAAGCGGCGGTGCGCGCTGAGGAGTGGCGCGACCTGCGCGCCACGCTATTGCGTCTGGAACCGGGAGCGCGCGAGGCGCTGGTGTTGCGCGAGATCTACGGCTATTCCTACGCTGAGATCGCCGGTATGCTCGACCTGGGCCTGAGCGCCGTGAAGATGCGAGTGCACCGCGCCAGGCATGCCGTGCAGCGCGCGCTAAACGAGTAAGGGGACCCTCCAGGTTGCGCTCATGGTTCTATCGGAAACCTCGCCGGCACGCGCAGCGCGGCGCGCAACCGGCGGTGGTACTCGGCGCGCGAGATCTCGATGGCCCCGAACTGGCGCAAGTGGTCGCTCCCAAGATACTGTGAGTCGAGCAGCACGAAGCCCCCGCGCCGCAGGCGTTCCACCAGGTGTACCAGGGCGACCTTGCTGGCGTCGCGCTCGCGATGGAACATGCTCTCGCCAGCGAAGAGTCCTCCCAGGGCCACCCCGTACAGCCCGCCAACCAGTTGACCCTCGCGCCAGCATTCGACGCTATGGGCGTAGCCGAGTCGATGCAGAGCCACGTAGGCGCCGATCATCTCCTCGGAGATCCAGGTCGTCTCGCGCCCCCGACCGGGAGCAGCGCAGCCGCGCATAACCTCCTCAAAGGCGGTGTCGTAGCGCACCTCGAAGCGCCCGCTGCGCACGGTGCGCAACAAACGTCTTGGAACGTGAAATGCATCAAGGGGGATGATGGCGCGGATGGTCGGTTCGTACCAGCCGATGCTGCCGTCGTCCTCAGCCATCGGGAAGATGCCCTGCGCGTAGGCTGCGATCAGCAGTTCAGGAGTAAGCATCGTGCGAATGCGTCTGGCCCTCCACTGCTACACCTCCACACCTCCATACCTCCGCGCCTCCACCTCTCGCGGCGCGCCTCAGGCGCCCAGTCGTCTGAGGCCGTTGGTGATGATCTGCCCGGCCCAGGCCAGCAGCAGCAGCGTGCTGAACAGACCGGCCAGAACAATCCAGGGCTGTCCATCGAGCAGCAGCGCGATCCACAGCGGCGCGCCGAGCAAGCCGTGCACCAGCAGGCTCAACAGCAGAGGTGCGGGCAGGATGACCAGGAGCATGCTTGGCCATGTGCTGCGATGGTTCAGCAGCACCACGTAAAGGAGACCATAGGCGATCAGCGCCGACATAATCGCCGCCAGCAGGGGCGCGGAGAAGCCCAGTGGCAGGCGAACCGTGCTGTAGGCCCAGATGTTTGCCCGTAATCCGAAGCTCTCAATCAGCAGATAGTAGAGCAGGAGCGCCATGTACGTTATAACGCCGGTGATCACTGTCGGAAACCACCAGCGGGTCATGTAAAGATAGTACACCACCAGCGCTGGCAGCGGGTAGTACCAGCCCGCGCCGATCACCACCGGCAGCGGCACTGACTGGCCTAACAAGGTCTGCACAATGGTCAGATTAAGATCATAGTTGATCCCGTAGAGCACGCGCCAGAGCGGCGAGACCAGGCTGCTGATGTGTCCTGCCGCCAGGGTGATGAGGTAGACAGGCGTGCCATCGCTCCATGCCAGGTAAGCTGCCAGGCTGTAGCAGAGGATCAGCAGGAGCGTCGTGGCCAGTTCCATAGGTTATACCATCAATGCCTTTGTTAGCGGTGCGTCGCTTACAGGTCTATTCCATCCAGGCCGCTCTTCCAGTGCGTGCGGAGGGTGGCGACGTCAAGGGCGAGCACCGTGGTTTCGGCGGTGCGGATCAGCAAGGTTGGCGCTACCGTCACCGTGCCCAGGCGGTTGAGGATCACACCGTCCAGTGCTGCCTCAAAGGCGCTGGCATCGTCCGGGCGCACTTCCACCAGGAAGCGGCTGGGAGTTTCGCTGAACAGGGCCGTGAGGGTATCTTGAGCCACGGCGTCGAGACGCAGATCCAGCCCCAGGTTGCCGGCGATCACCATCTCGGCAGCGGCGACGGCCAGGCCACCCTCACTTAGATCGTGGCAGGCCTGTACCAGACCGGCACTCATTGCCCGGTGCAGAGCGGTGAAGGTGTGCGGGGCAGCAGCCAGGTCCACGCGGGGCAGGCGAGAAGCGCCGGGCAGGTCCGTGCCGATAATGGCGGCCAGGTGGCTGCCGAGCAGGTCGGGGCCGGTCGCGCCAACCAGGTAGAGCAGATCGCCCGGCGCCTTGAGGTCCATAGTCACGCAGCGGGTCACGTCGGGCACATAGGCCAGGGCCGAGATCAGCAGCGTGGGCGGGATGGCGATACGCCGGCCTTCGACGTCCCGGTACTCATTGTTCAGACTGTCTTTGCCCGAAATGAAGGGCGTGCCAAAGGCGACAGCGGCATCGTAGCACCCCGCGGCGGCGCGCACCAGGCCGGCCATGCGGTCAGGCAAGCGCGGGTCGCCCCAGCAGAAGTTGTCGAGAATGGCGGTGCGCTGAGGATCTCCGCCCACGGCCACAACGTTGCGCATAGCCTCGTCCACGGCGGCAAGGGCCATCCAGTAAGGGTCCACGCGCCCGTAGCGAGGATTGATGCCGCAGCCGAGAGCCAGGCCCGCCAGGGTGTGGGGCAGGGGCTGCAACACGGCGGCGTCACCGGGACCATCGAGGGCTGCGCCGACGAAGGGCTTGATCACTGTGGCCCCGCGCACTTCATGGTCGTAGGTGCGCACGATGCGCTCCTTCGAGGCAATGTTGGGATGCGCCAGCAGGCGCAGCAGCGCCTCTGCGGGCGGCGGCAGGGCGCCTGCCGGCTGCGCGGGGACCTGAGGCTCGGGTTGCCACAACGCCTCGAGGACGCGCTGCGGTCGCCCGCGGTGCAGAAACTCCATATCCAGATTGACGACCAGCGCGCCCTGATTCGTCACATGCAGGCGCCCATCATTGGTAAACTCGCCAATGACGCTGGCCTCCACATCTTCGCTCGCGCAGAGGTCGAGGAACGCCTCCAGATTGGCCGGCGGCACGGCGAGTACCATGCGCTCCTGCGCTTCGGAGAGCCAGACCTCCCAGGGTTGCAGGCCGGCATACTTGCGCGGCACGCGGCTGAGTTCCACGCTGGCCCCGCACTCGGCGCCCATCTCGCCCACGGCGGAGGAGAGGCCCCCCGCGCCGCAGTCGGTAATTGCCGAGTAGAGACGCGCGTCGCGGGCCTGCAACAGGACATCGAGCAATTTCTTCTCGGTGATCGGGTCGCCAATCTGTACGGCGCTGCCGACGGTCACCGCCGTCTGCTGGGTGAGTTCAACACTGCTGAAGGTAGCCCCGTGAATGCCATCGCGCCCGGTGCGCCCGCCGACGAGCACAATCGCGTCGCCGGGGCTGACGTTGCGCGGGTGCAGGCCGCGGGGGGCGATGCCGAGGGTGCCGCAGTACACCAGGGGATTGGCGGTGTAGCCGGGGTCGAAGAGCACCGCGCCGTTGACGGTGGGGATGCCGAGCTTGTTGCCGTAATCGCGCACGCCTGCCACTACGCTGCTGGCGACCCGAGCGGGGTGCAGCACGCCGGGCGGCAGCGCTGTGGCCGGTGTGTCGGGCATGCCGAAGCACAGGATGTCGGTATTGGCGATCGGCTCGGCGCTGACGCCCAGCACGTCGCGGATCACGCCGCCTACGCCGGTGTTAGCCCCGCCGAACGGCTCCAGCGCGCTGGGGTGATTATGGGTTTCGACCTTGAACGAAACCTCGTAGTCTTCGTCAAAGGCAATGATGCCGGCATTATCCACGAACGCCGAGAGCACCCAATCATCGGTCAGCGGCGCCTGGTCGGTGGCGCTGCCACCGTGGCGACGGGCGAGCACTTCGCCTGTAGCGGCCATCAGGAAGGTGCGGATCAGGCTGTCAATTTCGACCGGACCATGCTCCAGGCGGTGCAGCATCGGGTACAGCGCAGCGTCAGGCAGATCCGCTGCGGTGCTGGTGGAACGATACCGCACGCGCGCCTTGAAGCTCTTATGCGAGCAGTGCTCGCTCCAGGTCTGGGCGAGGGTTTCGAGTTCGCCATCGGTGGGATCGCGCCCGAGGGCGGTAAAGTAGGCCCGAATGGCGCGCATCTCGTCGAGGTCCAGGGCCAGCACGCCCTCCTGGCTGATGCGCAGCAGCGCGGCATCGTCGGCCTCGCGGAGGGGCGCGCTGGCAATAACCGGGCGGCCCTCTTCGGGTACGGTCGCCAGCAAGTCATAGAAGGCCAGCCGCTCGTCGAGACGCGTGCCGGGCGCGTAGGTGAAGGTGGTTTGTATCAGGTCATTCGCCAGATCGGCGGCGCGAGCAACGGGGTCGGTGTCCGGGGGAAGCAGGTAGCGGCGCAGGGTGCGCGCCATGGCGAGGCCGGGCGTCTCCAGGCGTCGGGCGCCTTCGAGGACCATCTCGCCCTCGTTATCGGTAACGCCAGGTCGGTAAGCGATTTCGAGCACCCAGGCGGCGGAAGGCGGCATTTCGACGGCCAGCGAGGGGCGATCAAGGCGCGTCCAGCGGGCCGTCTGCACAACGGGGTCGTGCAGCAATGTCGCCGTAAGGTACGCTACGGTCTCATCGCCGAGATCCGGGCCAGCGAGCAAGTAGAGCAGATGAACCGTCTCACTCTGGGGAGCGGTTTCACGCGGCGCAACCGTAACCAGAAACTGAGGCATCGCGCTTTCCTTTGCTGCGTATCAGCGCCCGATTGTAGCTTATCAGCGCGGGGCGCGTCAAGGCGCGGCGCTGGCCCGGCAGGGTTCGAGGCGGCCCGCCGGGCCGCCTCGAACTCCACATTTCGCGCTTCGCTATGCTATAATGCCTGCGGTTCCCGGGCCGGTTTGTGACGGTTGAGGAGGCGATGCATGCAACTCTATCTAGACACGGCGAACCTCGACGAAATCCGTGAGGCGGCCACGTGGGGCGTGTTGAGCGGCGTTACGACCAATCCGACCCTGATCGCCCGTGAGAAGGGCGCCGATTTTAAAGCGACAATCACCGAGATCGCCGAACTGGTAGACGGTCCCATCAGCGCCGAGACGATCTCGCTCGATGCTGCCGGTATGGTGCAGGAGGGCATTGAGTACGCCTCCTGGCATCCGAATGTGATCATCAAGGTGCCCAGCACCACCGAGGGGTTGAAAGCGGTCACGCAACTGGCTCGTCGCGGCATTCGCTGCAACGTGACCCTGTGTTTTAACGCTGTGCAGGCCCTGATGGCTGCTCGCGCGGGGGCGTTTATTGTCAGTCCCTTCGTGGGCCGCGTTGATGACACAGGGGTGGACGGCATGCAGCTCATCCGCGAGATCAGCCAGATCTACCGCCAGGACTCGGAGATCAAGACCAGGATTCTCGCCGCCTCGATTCGCCACCCGCGCCACATCGTCGAGTCGGCCCTCGCCGGGGCCCACATCGCCACCTGTCCCTTCAAGGTGTTGCAGCAGGCGATGCGGCATCCTCTTACCGACCGGGGAATCGAGCAGTTCCTGGCCGACTGGCGTTCGCGGAGTTGAGGGCCGGACAGATAATGGAGAGTCGACGACCACTCATGCTCGGTCTGGTGGGCGACAGCGCCTCGGGCAAGACGACCCTGGTGCGGGGAGTGGTGCGCATTCTGGGCCATAACGGCGTCACCCCGATCTGTCTCGATGACTACCAGCGCTACTCGCGCGAGGAGCGCAACGCGCGCAACCTGACCGATGCCGACCCCCAGGCTAACGACCTGGAGTTGATGGTTGAGCATCTGCGAGCGCTCCGGGCTGGCGGGCAGATCAGCAAACCCGTCTATGATCACCGCACCGGCTCGCTGCGCGATCCTGAA
This genomic window contains:
- a CDS encoding SulP family inorganic anion transporter, whose amino-acid sequence is MSHVTRATPRRLAPPRFLQAVRGVSAGSLSREILAGVTLAALMIPLNIGYAQVAGLPPIVGLHAAILPAIVWALTCHTRHVVASPDAAIAAMIIALVSPFAAPDEPRYAQLVFAQALICGLIFVAFWAFRLGFLANFLSHAVLVGFITGLGVEVLFSQIRKIMGVSVEAEGFFREAWATLLAIPEASLWSVVIGVGTIIVIRALQRVAPKLPGALIGLVLATILVSVLGLDQRGVSVLGAVPSGLSTFALPNVKWADYLALFPGALALAAVTLAEAPLIARRYAEKYGEPLDVDQDLFAFGAANAAAGLFGGFSVGSSASRTAAMDSVGARTQIPSLVAGVVVAVILLFFTDLLALLPNAALAGIVANAVVKLIEVDEFRELRRVRRSEFWVAAFACVAVLVLGALQGVIIAFVLSLIDLIWRASQPHTAVLVEQPDGQSFEAPEGAPVQTTRPGLIIYRFSAPLYFANAGRFQDEVKSLAANAAPPVRWFVLDAAAISDIDTTGARALAQTITALKAQGITFAISRARTPVPDLLERYELLEQIGKERLFVTNRAAVRAFEQVAGAQ
- a CDS encoding AI-2E family transporter gives rise to the protein MVSNQQSTGRGLMTAAAVAVLFGGVYLASSILGFVMLAVFFALLCHPIRVWLMGRGLASSVALTIIAIGLAAIVAGLALLVGVSLGEIVARLNVYQDQIASQSQAFRDRLGKLGLSFADRAAQAALNAEALGRILAGIIASIAGFLASSFYVLLLVIFLLVEGPAMFDRASRALGSTNPLITRFRSVSPFIVRYFGLRTYLNAMTGVGFALALLALGVDYALLWGALMFFLSYVPYVGIFVASIPPTILALAEHGPGRAILVVAGITVINIVLENIIFPRMVGKGLNLPATVVFLSFFVWLGLLGAPGALLSVFLTLLILLALDSYEHTRWLAKTLIPEPSGEETADKP
- the tatC gene encoding twin-arginine translocase subunit TatC yields the protein MTLIEHLVELRARLMRAAIGVIVGLVIGVIMVLPEGPVRLVDILIATFAPINERYAPVQAVGTAETFTSYMTVALAIGVIIGMPVIVYQLLAFIVPGLTYKERRVLFTALPFVTFFFLAGLAFGWFITVPTAIRFLIGFSSSELIQTQPSLANFLSTITLLLLINGIVFELPVIIYVLAFMGVVTAAQLRKYRRFAIVAVVIIAALITPTGDPINLILLALPMYLLYEVGVILARFVPERS
- a CDS encoding twin-arginine translocase TatA/TatE family subunit, which encodes MKRAHSYTAGNGMEIFNIHIFEFLLIAALALVVFGPERLPEVGRFVGKQVARFLAWQQQSPELRLINDIRSEFEREIATLRDELIRTRNQLDVSRDVEALRGQIEPMLNLRPDAHPQQSAQPSPAAAAPPEDAGATEGSIPASDNGGLAKAPASPAAPDDAAPPATLADAGEHVANSPALTPQPAPHTVPATTSPNRIPGAEPTGVLQPVDERARHLAERRARLHDPPDYDDDPPASNGSPTDAQPETPAASLSNHERDELLCQIQALSSELRALVGELRERGVIDVDWRPNREHSQETVSR
- a CDS encoding RNA polymerase sigma factor, whose translation is MTVLYPPSVLKCPSLIEVGENDCLDTSVAMGAAQATAEAPASEEPSLALDPALLPDFDELVQRYQRQVLVIAYRILGNWQDAEDLAQEALLKAYLRLGDLVNPASLGAWLRRLTVNACLDALARQQRRPATVSLTASEDHEAPVPERFLAVASAEEAAVRAEEWRDLRATLLRLEPGAREALVLREIYGYSYAEIAGMLDLGLSAVKMRVHRARHAVQRALNE
- the aat gene encoding leucyl/phenylalanyl-tRNA--protein transferase is translated as MLTPELLIAAYAQGIFPMAEDDGSIGWYEPTIRAIIPLDAFHVPRRLLRTVRSGRFEVRYDTAFEEVMRGCAAPGRGRETTWISEEMIGAYVALHRLGYAHSVECWREGQLVGGLYGVALGGLFAGESMFHRERDASKVALVHLVERLRRGGFVLLDSQYLGSDHLRQFGAIEISRAEYHRRLRAALRVPARFPIEP
- the purL gene encoding phosphoribosylformylglycinamidine synthase subunit PurL, giving the protein MPQFLVTVAPRETAPQSETVHLLYLLAGPDLGDETVAYLTATLLHDPVVQTARWTRLDRPSLAVEMPPSAAWVLEIAYRPGVTDNEGEMVLEGARRLETPGLAMARTLRRYLLPPDTDPVARAADLANDLIQTTFTYAPGTRLDERLAFYDLLATVPEEGRPVIASAPLREADDAALLRISQEGVLALDLDEMRAIRAYFTALGRDPTDGELETLAQTWSEHCSHKSFKARVRYRSTSTAADLPDAALYPMLHRLEHGPVEIDSLIRTFLMAATGEVLARRHGGSATDQAPLTDDWVLSAFVDNAGIIAFDEDYEVSFKVETHNHPSALEPFGGANTGVGGVIRDVLGVSAEPIANTDILCFGMPDTPATALPPGVLHPARVASSVVAGVRDYGNKLGIPTVNGAVLFDPGYTANPLVYCGTLGIAPRGLHPRNVSPGDAIVLVGGRTGRDGIHGATFSSVELTQQTAVTVGSAVQIGDPITEKKLLDVLLQARDARLYSAITDCGAGGLSSAVGEMGAECGASVELSRVPRKYAGLQPWEVWLSEAQERMVLAVPPANLEAFLDLCASEDVEASVIGEFTNDGRLHVTNQGALVVNLDMEFLHRGRPQRVLEALWQPEPQVPAQPAGALPPPAEALLRLLAHPNIASKERIVRTYDHEVRGATVIKPFVGAALDGPGDAAVLQPLPHTLAGLALGCGINPRYGRVDPYWMALAAVDEAMRNVVAVGGDPQRTAILDNFCWGDPRLPDRMAGLVRAAAGCYDAAVAFGTPFISGKDSLNNEYRDVEGRRIAIPPTLLISALAYVPDVTRCVTMDLKAPGDLLYLVGATGPDLLGSHLAAIIGTDLPGASRLPRVDLAAAPHTFTALHRAMSAGLVQACHDLSEGGLAVAAAEMVIAGNLGLDLRLDAVAQDTLTALFSETPSRFLVEVRPDDASAFEAALDGVILNRLGTVTVAPTLLIRTAETTVLALDVATLRTHWKSGLDGIDL
- the fsa gene encoding fructose-6-phosphate aldolase, coding for MQLYLDTANLDEIREAATWGVLSGVTTNPTLIAREKGADFKATITEIAELVDGPISAETISLDAAGMVQEGIEYASWHPNVIIKVPSTTEGLKAVTQLARRGIRCNVTLCFNAVQALMAARAGAFIVSPFVGRVDDTGVDGMQLIREISQIYRQDSEIKTRILAASIRHPRHIVESALAGAHIATCPFKVLQQAMRHPLTDRGIEQFLADWRSRS